A region from the Rhodospirillales bacterium genome encodes:
- the rpsC gene encoding 30S ribosomal protein S3, which yields MGQKVNPVGLRLGINRTWDSRWFAENDYGNLLHEDLRIRKLLTERLAQAGVSRIVIERPAKKARVTIHTARPGIVIGRKGADIEKLKAEVQKMTGSEVHLNIVEIRKPEIDARLVAENIAQQMERRVSIRRAVKRAVQSAQRLGAEGIRVNCSGRLGGAEIARLVWYREGRVPLHTLRANIDFGTATAKTSYGTCGVKVWIYKGEIMAHDPMALDKLAIEQQPAR from the coding sequence ATGGGCCAAAAGGTCAATCCGGTCGGGCTCAGGCTCGGCATTAACCGGACCTGGGATTCCCGGTGGTTCGCCGAGAACGACTACGGCAACCTGCTGCATGAGGATTTGCGCATTCGCAAGCTGTTGACGGAGCGGCTCGCGCAGGCGGGCGTGTCGCGGATCGTCATCGAACGTCCGGCGAAAAAGGCGCGGGTGACCATCCATACCGCGCGGCCCGGGATCGTGATCGGCCGCAAGGGCGCCGACATCGAGAAGCTCAAGGCCGAGGTCCAGAAGATGACCGGCTCCGAAGTCCACTTGAACATTGTCGAAATCCGCAAGCCGGAAATCGACGCTCGCCTGGTGGCCGAAAACATCGCCCAGCAGATGGAACGGCGCGTGTCGATCCGCCGCGCGGTCAAGCGGGCGGTACAATCGGCACAGCGTCTCGGTGCCGAAGGCATCCGCGTCAACTGCTCCGGGCGGCTCGGCGGCGCGGAAATCGCGCGCCTGGTGTGGTACCGCGAGGGCCGGGTGCCGCTGCATACGCTGCGCGCCAACATCGATTTCGGCACCGCGACGGCCAAGACCTCCTATGGCACCTGCGGCGTCAAGGTTTGGATCTACAAGGGCGAGATCATGGCTCATGACCCGATGGCGCTCGACAAGCTTGCCATCGAGCAACAGCCGGCGCGCTGA
- a CDS encoding 50S ribosomal protein L22, translated as MSKPSAPRRLADNEAIAKISNLRVSPRKLGLVAGLIRGKSCEQALAELRFSRRRIAQDVKKVLQSAIANAENNHQLDVDKLYVSEVSVGRGLVMRRFHARGRGRSAGIEKPFSNLRLVVREREAKPEPEAKAEGKSEDKAAAKGKRAAKKERA; from the coding sequence ATGAGCAAACCGTCCGCGCCCCGCCGTCTCGCCGACAACGAGGCGATCGCCAAGATCAGCAACCTGCGCGTCAGCCCGCGCAAGCTCGGCCTAGTCGCTGGCCTGATCCGCGGCAAAAGTTGCGAGCAGGCGCTGGCGGAACTCCGTTTTTCCCGCCGCCGCATCGCCCAGGACGTGAAGAAGGTGCTTCAGTCCGCGATCGCCAACGCCGAAAACAATCACCAGCTCGACGTCGACAAACTTTACGTGTCCGAGGTTTCGGTCGGTCGCGGCCTGGTCATGCGCCGCTTCCACGCGCGCGGTCGCGGTCGCTCGGCAGGCATCGAAAAACCATTCAGTAATCTGCGTTTGGTCGTGCGCGAGCGCGAGGCCAAACCCGAGCCGGAGGCCAAGGCCGAAGGCAAATCCGAGGATAAGGCCGCAGCCAAGGGCAAGCGCGCGGCGAAAAAGGAAAGGGCGTAA
- the rplN gene encoding 50S ribosomal protein L14 translates to MIQVETNLEVADNSGARRVQCIKVLGGSKRRYATIGDVIVVSVKDAIPRGRVKKGEVVQAVIVRTTKDIRRADGSVIRFDRNAAVLVDKQGEPIGTRIFGPVTRELRAKKYMKIVSLAPEVL, encoded by the coding sequence ATGATTCAAGTCGAAACGAATTTGGAAGTAGCGGACAATTCCGGCGCGCGCCGCGTGCAGTGCATCAAGGTGCTCGGCGGATCGAAGCGGCGCTACGCCACCATCGGCGATGTAATCGTCGTATCGGTTAAAGACGCGATTCCGCGCGGCCGGGTCAAGAAGGGCGAGGTCGTGCAGGCGGTGATCGTTCGCACGACCAAGGACATCCGCCGCGCCGACGGTTCGGTGATCCGGTTCGATCGCAACGCCGCCGTGCTGGTCGATAAGCAGGGCGAACCGATCGGCACCCGAATCTTCGGGCCGGTCACCCGCGAGCTGCGAGCGAAAAAGTACATGAAGATCGTCTCGCTCGCGCCGGAAGTGTTGTGA
- the rplP gene encoding 50S ribosomal protein L16 codes for MQSPLNVKYRKAHKGRIHGKAKGGFSLNFGEYGLKALEPERVTARQIEAARRALTRRMSRTGRVWVRVFPDVPVSKKPAEVRMGSGKGSPEFWVCRVKPGRILFEVDGVSRDVAEQAFALAAAKLPIKTRLVTRALKGA; via the coding sequence ATGCAATCTCCGCTCAATGTCAAATACCGCAAGGCGCACAAGGGCCGCATCCACGGCAAGGCCAAGGGCGGGTTCAGCCTGAACTTTGGCGAATACGGCCTCAAGGCGCTCGAGCCCGAGCGGGTCACCGCCCGCCAGATCGAGGCCGCGCGCCGGGCCCTGACCCGCCGCATGAGCCGCACCGGGCGCGTGTGGGTACGCGTGTTTCCCGACGTGCCGGTGTCGAAGAAGCCGGCCGAAGTGCGCATGGGCAGCGGCAAGGGCAGCCCGGAATTCTGGGTATGCCGGGTCAAGCCGGGCCGCATCCTGTTCGAGGTCGACGGCGTGTCGCGCGACGTAGCGGAGCAAGCTTTCGCGCTCGCCGCCGCCAAGCTGCCGATCAAGACCCGGCTCGTGACCCGCGCGCTGAAAGGGGCCTGA
- a CDS encoding 50S ribosomal protein L24: MKIKKGDRVVVIAGRDKGKVGEVLKMYPRELRAVVQGVHRVKRHTRPTQANPQGGIVEKEGTIHVSNLALVDPKSGKATRVGYKILKDGQKVRFARKSGEVIDK, encoded by the coding sequence CTGAAGATCAAGAAGGGCGACCGGGTCGTCGTCATTGCCGGTCGCGATAAGGGCAAGGTCGGCGAGGTGCTCAAGATGTATCCGCGCGAACTGCGCGCGGTCGTCCAAGGCGTGCATCGCGTCAAGCGTCACACCCGGCCGACCCAGGCCAATCCCCAAGGCGGAATCGTCGAAAAAGAGGGGACGATCCACGTCTCCAATCTCGCGCTGGTCGATCCCAAATCCGGCAAGGCGACCCGCGTCGGCTACAAGATTCTGAAGGACGGCCAAAAAGTGCGTTTTGCCCGCAAGTCGGGCGAAGTGATCGACAAGTGA
- the rpsQ gene encoding 30S ribosomal protein S17 — protein MPRRVLSGVVVSDKMDKTVVVRVERRFTHPMYKKIIRRSKKYAAHDETNKHKIGDVVTIRECRPISKNKCWEVIAE, from the coding sequence ATGCCCAGGCGGGTTCTGAGCGGCGTCGTCGTCAGCGACAAGATGGACAAGACGGTGGTGGTGCGCGTCGAGCGCCGCTTCACGCACCCGATGTACAAAAAGATCATTCGTCGGTCCAAGAAATACGCCGCGCACGACGAAACGAACAAGCACAAGATCGGCGACGTGGTGACGATCCGCGAATGTCGCCCGATTTCGAAGAACAAGTGTTGGGAAGTGATCGCGGAGTGA
- a CDS encoding 50S ribosomal protein L3 gives MRPQQRTGLIARKVGMTRLFGDDGSHVPVTVLHVDNVQVVARRTEDKDGYSAVQLGIGQAKAKNRTKAERGHFAKAKLEPKDRLVEFRVAPENLIDIGAELSAGHFVPGQRVDIVGTTIGKGFAGVIKRWNFKGLRASHGVSISHRSHGSTGNRQDPGRVFKGKKMAGHMGDRRRTQQKLLVVNTDAERGLIMVKGAVPGAEGSYVLIKDSAKLPIPKDAPRPAGLKGGAEAAAPADAAPEAAKE, from the coding sequence ATGCGCCCGCAACAACGAACCGGACTGATCGCACGCAAGGTGGGCATGACCCGCCTGTTCGGCGATGACGGCAGCCATGTGCCGGTCACGGTCCTGCACGTGGACAACGTCCAGGTGGTCGCCCGCCGTACCGAGGATAAGGACGGCTATTCGGCGGTCCAGCTCGGCATCGGGCAGGCTAAGGCCAAGAACCGGACCAAGGCCGAGCGCGGCCATTTCGCCAAGGCGAAGCTGGAGCCGAAGGATCGCCTGGTCGAGTTCCGCGTCGCGCCGGAAAACCTGATTGATATCGGCGCCGAACTGTCGGCCGGGCATTTCGTGCCGGGGCAACGGGTCGACATCGTCGGCACCACCATCGGCAAGGGCTTCGCCGGCGTCATCAAGCGCTGGAACTTCAAGGGTCTACGCGCCAGCCACGGCGTCTCCATCAGCCATCGCAGCCACGGCTCGACCGGCAACCGCCAAGACCCCGGCCGCGTGTTCAAGGGCAAGAAGATGGCCGGACACATGGGCGACCGGCGGCGGACGCAGCAGAAGCTTCTGGTCGTGAACACCGACGCCGAACGCGGCCTGATCATGGTCAAGGGCGCGGTTCCCGGTGCGGAAGGGAGCTACGTGCTGATCAAGGATTCGGCCAAGCTGCCGATCCCTAAGGACGCGCCCAGGCCGGCCGGCCTCAAGGGCGGAGCCGAAGCGGCCGCTCCGGCGGACGCGGCGCCCGAGGCGGCGAAAGAATAG
- the rplE gene encoding 50S ribosomal protein L5, which translates to MTARLQEHYVKTVAPALAKEFGYTSPMQVPKLSKIVINMGVGEASQDKKKIEGAVKELTAISGQKPVVTTSRKSIATFKLRKGVPVGCMVTLRRERMYEFLDRLVNVALPRVKDFRGLSGKSFDGRGNYTIGLKEQTVFPEIDFDQMEKTRGMDIVICTTAKTDAEAKALLKGFDLPFAS; encoded by the coding sequence ATGACGGCACGGTTGCAGGAACATTACGTCAAGACGGTCGCTCCGGCGCTGGCCAAGGAGTTCGGCTACACGAGCCCGATGCAGGTGCCGAAGCTGAGCAAGATCGTCATCAACATGGGCGTCGGCGAAGCCTCCCAGGACAAGAAGAAGATCGAAGGCGCAGTCAAAGAATTGACGGCGATCTCCGGACAGAAGCCCGTCGTCACGACGTCGCGCAAGTCGATCGCCACTTTCAAGCTGCGCAAGGGCGTGCCGGTCGGTTGCATGGTCACGCTCCGGCGCGAGCGCATGTACGAATTTCTCGACCGGCTGGTCAACGTCGCTCTGCCGCGCGTCAAGGACTTCCGTGGGCTTTCGGGCAAGAGCTTCGACGGCCGCGGCAACTACACCATCGGCCTCAAGGAACAGACCGTGTTTCCCGAGATCGACTTCGACCAGATGGAGAAGACCCGGGGCATGGACATCGTGATTTGCACCACCGCCAAGACGGACGCGGAGGCCAAGGCCCTGCTCAAGGGCTTCGACCTGCCTTTTGCGTCCTGA
- the rpsS gene encoding 30S ribosomal protein S19, producing MARSVWKGPFVDGYLLKKADEARASGRNAVIKTWSRRSTILPQFVGLTFGVYNGNKFIPVMVTEDMIGHKFGEFSPTRSFHGHGTADKKLAVGGAPGAPSAPAPAAPAPAPAAAPAPAKKG from the coding sequence GTGGCGCGCTCTGTTTGGAAAGGTCCGTTCGTGGACGGCTATCTACTCAAGAAGGCCGACGAAGCGCGCGCGTCGGGGCGCAACGCGGTGATCAAGACTTGGTCGCGCCGTTCCACCATCCTACCCCAGTTTGTCGGGCTGACCTTCGGCGTCTACAACGGCAACAAATTCATTCCGGTGATGGTGACCGAGGACATGATCGGCCACAAGTTTGGCGAATTTTCGCCGACCCGTTCGTTCCACGGTCACGGCACTGCCGACAAAAAGCTGGCGGTGGGCGGTGCGCCGGGCGCCCCGAGTGCCCCGGCTCCGGCCGCGCCCGCTCCCGCACCGGCCGCCGCGCCGGCCCCGGCGAAGAAGGGCTGA
- the rplB gene encoding 50S ribosomal protein L2, producing the protein MPLKSYRPTSAGRRALVAIDRSGLWKGKPEKNLTEGLVSTGGRNNLGRITTRHHGGGHKKRYRLIDFKRRKFDVEGTVERLEYDPNRSAFIALVRYADGEKAYILAPQRLRAGDKVVAGQNVDIKPGNAMPLQNIPVGTVVHNVEMKIGKGGQIARSAGSYVQLVGKDQGWAQIRLNSGELRMVRAECMASIGAVSNPDHQNVNIGKAGRNRWKGWRPHVRGVAMNPIDHPLGGGEGRTSGGRHPVSPWGQPTKGYKTRTNKRTARFIMRSRHAKKQQQQQ; encoded by the coding sequence ATGCCGTTGAAATCCTATCGGCCGACATCCGCTGGCCGCCGCGCGCTGGTCGCGATCGACCGCTCCGGCCTATGGAAGGGCAAGCCGGAAAAGAATCTGACCGAGGGCTTGGTGTCCACCGGCGGGCGCAACAATCTCGGGCGCATCACGACCCGTCATCACGGCGGCGGGCACAAGAAGCGCTATCGTCTGATCGACTTCAAGCGCCGGAAATTCGACGTCGAAGGCACCGTCGAGCGACTCGAATATGACCCGAACCGTTCCGCCTTCATCGCGTTGGTGCGCTATGCCGACGGCGAAAAGGCCTACATCCTGGCCCCGCAGCGCTTACGCGCGGGCGACAAGGTGGTGGCCGGACAGAACGTCGATATCAAGCCCGGCAACGCCATGCCGTTGCAGAACATTCCGGTCGGCACCGTCGTTCACAACGTGGAGATGAAGATCGGCAAGGGCGGCCAGATCGCCCGTTCGGCTGGCTCCTACGTCCAGTTGGTGGGCAAGGACCAGGGCTGGGCCCAGATCCGCCTCAACTCCGGCGAGTTGCGCATGGTGCGCGCCGAATGCATGGCCTCGATTGGTGCGGTATCGAACCCGGACCATCAGAACGTCAACATCGGCAAGGCCGGGCGCAACCGGTGGAAGGGTTGGCGACCGCACGTGCGCGGCGTTGCCATGAACCCGATCGACCATCCGCTCGGCGGCGGCGAAGGGCGGACCTCGGGCGGGCGCCATCCGGTCAGCCCGTGGGGCCAGCCGACCAAGGGTTACAAGACCCGTACCAACAAGCGGACGGCGCGCTTCATCATGCGCAGCCGCCACGCCAAGAAGCAGCAACAGCAGCAGTAA
- a CDS encoding 50S ribosomal protein L23 → MNAKKAAAPAREKPEFKLTEERMYSVIRSPVITEKATQISSFNQVTFRVPLDATKPEIKAAVEKLFKVKVESVNTLRRKGKLKRFRGRPGRQSDVKKAIVTLAEGQSIDVTTGV, encoded by the coding sequence ATGAACGCCAAGAAAGCCGCCGCGCCCGCGCGGGAAAAGCCGGAATTCAAGCTGACGGAGGAGCGGATGTACTCCGTGATCCGTTCGCCGGTCATCACCGAAAAGGCGACCCAGATTTCGAGCTTTAATCAGGTCACGTTCCGTGTGCCGCTGGACGCGACCAAGCCGGAGATCAAGGCCGCGGTCGAAAAGCTGTTCAAGGTCAAGGTCGAATCGGTCAACACGCTTCGGCGCAAGGGTAAGCTGAAGCGGTTTCGCGGTCGTCCCGGCCGACAGAGCGACGTCAAAAAGGCGATCGTGACGTTGGCCGAAGGTCAGTCCATCGACGTGACGACGGGAGTGTGA
- the tuf gene encoding elongation factor Tu: MAKEKFARTKPHCNVGTIGHVDHGKTSLTAAITKVLAKKGMAQFTAYDQIDKAPEEKARGITISTAHVEYETDKRHYAHVDCPGHADYIKNMITGAAQMDGAILVVSASDGPMPQTREHILLARQVGVPAIVVFMNKVDMVDDPELLDLVEMEVRELLSKYKFPGDKIPIVRGSALCALEDKKPEIGEQAIMKLMEAIDASIPQPERPKDKPFLMPIEDVFSISGRGTVVTGRVERGIIKVGEEIEIVGIKPTQKTVCTGVEMFRKLLDQGEAGDNIGVLLRGTKREEVERGQVLAKPGSITPHTKFHCEAYILTKEEGGRHTPFFANYRPQFYFRTTDVTGTITLPSGTEMVMPGDNIRMDVTLISPIAMDEGLRFAIREGGKTVGAGVVAKIIE, from the coding sequence ATGGCGAAAGAGAAATTTGCGCGAACGAAGCCGCACTGCAACGTGGGGACGATTGGGCACGTGGATCACGGCAAGACGTCGTTGACGGCGGCGATCACGAAGGTGCTGGCGAAGAAGGGGATGGCGCAGTTCACGGCGTACGACCAGATCGACAAGGCGCCGGAGGAGAAGGCGCGTGGGATTACGATTTCGACGGCGCACGTGGAGTATGAGACGGACAAGCGGCATTACGCGCACGTGGATTGCCCTGGGCACGCGGACTACATCAAGAACATGATCACCGGGGCGGCGCAGATGGACGGGGCGATTTTGGTGGTGTCGGCCTCCGACGGTCCGATGCCGCAGACGCGCGAGCACATACTGCTGGCGCGCCAGGTGGGGGTACCGGCGATCGTGGTGTTCATGAACAAGGTGGACATGGTGGACGACCCGGAGCTGCTGGACCTGGTGGAGATGGAGGTTCGCGAGCTGCTCTCCAAGTACAAGTTCCCGGGGGACAAGATACCGATCGTGCGCGGCTCGGCGCTGTGCGCGCTGGAGGACAAGAAGCCGGAGATCGGCGAGCAGGCGATCATGAAGCTGATGGAGGCGATCGACGCGAGCATACCGCAGCCGGAGCGTCCGAAGGACAAGCCGTTCCTGATGCCGATCGAGGACGTGTTTTCGATTTCGGGGCGCGGCACGGTGGTGACGGGCCGTGTGGAGCGGGGGATCATCAAGGTCGGCGAGGAAATCGAGATCGTGGGGATCAAGCCGACGCAGAAGACGGTGTGCACGGGCGTGGAGATGTTCCGCAAGCTCCTGGACCAGGGGGAAGCGGGGGACAACATCGGGGTTCTGCTGCGGGGCACCAAGCGGGAGGAAGTGGAGCGCGGCCAGGTTCTGGCGAAGCCGGGTTCGATCACGCCGCACACGAAGTTCCACTGCGAGGCGTACATTTTGACCAAGGAGGAGGGCGGGCGTCACACGCCGTTCTTCGCCAACTACCGGCCGCAGTTTTACTTCCGGACGACGGACGTGACGGGGACGATCACGCTGCCGTCGGGAACGGAGATGGTGATGCCGGGGGACAACATCCGGATGGACGTGACGCTGATCTCGCCGATCGCGATGGACGAGGGTTTGCGCTTCGCCATCCGCGAGGGCGGCAAGACTGTCGGCGCCGGCGTCGTCGCCAAAATTATCGAGTAA
- the rpsJ gene encoding 30S ribosomal protein S10 has product MESQNIRIRLKAFDHRVLDQSAREIVGTAQRTGAQVRGPIPLPTRIERFTVNRSPHIDKKSREQYEIRTHKRVLDIVDPTPQTVDALMKLDLAAGVDVEIKL; this is encoded by the coding sequence ATGGAAAGCCAGAACATCCGCATCCGCCTCAAGGCGTTCGATCATCGCGTGCTGGACCAGTCCGCGCGCGAAATCGTCGGCACCGCGCAACGAACCGGCGCACAGGTGCGCGGGCCGATTCCGCTGCCGACCCGGATCGAGCGCTTCACCGTCAACCGTTCGCCGCACATCGACAAGAAATCGCGCGAGCAATACGAAATCCGCACCCACAAGCGGGTGCTCGACATCGTCGACCCGACCCCGCAAACGGTGGACGCGCTGATGAAGCTCGATCTCGCCGCCGGCGTGGACGTGGAGATCAAGCTGTAA
- the fusA gene encoding elongation factor G — MARTTPLERYRNIGIMAHIDAGKTTTTERILYYTGKSYKIGEVHEGTATMDWMEQEQERGITITSAATTCFWRDHRINIIDTPGHVDFTIEVERSLRVLDGAVAVFDGVAGVEPQSETVWRQADKYKVPRICFVNKMDRIGANFFRCVDMIRDRLGATPIVTQLPVGLEADFVGIVDLLKMKALIWQDESLGAKFDEKDIPANMLDQAKEWRTKLVEAAVEFDDKAMESYLEGREPDVDTLKKCIRLATISPKPTVAVLCGAAFKNKGVQPMLDAVVDYLPSPIDMPPVEGTKPGSEDVLLRKVSDTEPFAALAFKIMNDPFVGSLTFIRIYSGRIESGTQILNTVKDKRERVGRMLLMHANTREEIKEANAGDIVALAGLKDTTTGDTLCDSSQPIVLERMEFPDPVIEVAVEPKTKSDQEKMGVALMRLAAEDPSFRVSSDPESGQTVIKGMGELHLEIIVDRMKREFKVEANVGAPQVAYRETISRAAEVDYTHKKQSGGSGQYARVKIRFEPLPPGSGYQFENDVVGGNVPKEYIPGVQKGLNSAIDTGILAGFPVTDLKCTLYDGAYHDVDSSALAFEIAARAAFREGMQKAGPKLLEPVMRVEVVTPDEYMGDIIGDLNSRRGHVTGMDQRGNARIVNAQVPLANMFGYVNTLRSMSQGRAQFTMHFDHYAEVPRNVSDEIQAKLAG, encoded by the coding sequence ATGGCCCGTACCACTCCGCTCGAGCGCTACCGCAACATCGGCATCATGGCCCACATCGATGCCGGCAAGACGACCACGACCGAGCGCATCCTTTATTACACCGGCAAGTCCTACAAGATCGGCGAGGTGCACGAAGGCACCGCGACGATGGACTGGATGGAACAGGAACAGGAACGCGGCATTACCATCACCTCGGCCGCGACCACCTGCTTCTGGCGCGATCACCGCATCAACATCATCGACACGCCCGGCCACGTCGACTTCACCATCGAGGTCGAGCGCAGCCTGCGCGTGCTCGACGGCGCGGTGGCCGTGTTCGACGGCGTCGCCGGCGTCGAGCCGCAGTCGGAAACCGTCTGGCGCCAGGCCGACAAGTACAAGGTGCCGCGCATCTGTTTCGTCAACAAGATGGATCGCATCGGTGCCAACTTCTTTCGTTGCGTCGACATGATCCGCGATCGCCTCGGCGCCACGCCTATCGTCACCCAGTTGCCGGTCGGCCTCGAAGCCGACTTCGTCGGTATCGTCGATCTTCTCAAAATGAAGGCCCTTATCTGGCAGGACGAATCTCTCGGCGCCAAGTTCGACGAAAAGGACATTCCCGCCAACATGCTCGATCAGGCCAAGGAATGGCGGACCAAGTTGGTCGAGGCTGCGGTCGAATTCGACGACAAGGCGATGGAGTCCTATCTCGAGGGGCGCGAGCCGGACGTGGACACTCTTAAGAAGTGTATCCGTCTCGCCACCATTTCGCCGAAGCCGACCGTCGCGGTGCTGTGCGGCGCGGCCTTCAAGAACAAGGGCGTCCAACCGATGCTGGACGCCGTGGTCGATTACCTGCCGTCGCCGATCGACATGCCGCCGGTCGAGGGCACCAAGCCCGGCAGCGAGGACGTCCTGTTGCGCAAGGTGAGCGATACCGAACCGTTCGCGGCGCTTGCCTTTAAGATCATGAACGATCCGTTCGTCGGCTCGCTTACTTTCATCCGCATCTATTCCGGCCGCATCGAGAGCGGCACCCAGATCCTCAACACCGTCAAGGACAAGCGTGAACGTGTCGGCCGCATGCTGCTGATGCACGCGAACACGCGCGAGGAAATTAAGGAGGCCAACGCCGGCGACATCGTCGCCCTGGCCGGGCTCAAGGACACCACCACCGGCGATACGCTTTGCGATTCGAGCCAGCCGATCGTGCTCGAACGGATGGAATTCCCCGACCCGGTCATCGAGGTCGCGGTCGAGCCGAAAACCAAGAGCGACCAGGAAAAGATGGGCGTCGCGCTGATGCGCCTCGCCGCCGAAGACCCTTCGTTCCGCGTCTCGTCCGATCCGGAAAGCGGCCAGACCGTGATCAAGGGCATGGGCGAGCTGCACCTGGAAATCATCGTCGACCGCATGAAGCGCGAGTTCAAGGTCGAGGCCAACGTCGGCGCACCCCAGGTCGCCTACCGCGAAACCATTTCCCGCGCCGCCGAGGTCGATTACACCCACAAAAAGCAATCCGGCGGCTCGGGCCAGTACGCGCGGGTTAAAATCCGTTTCGAGCCGCTTCCCCCGGGGTCCGGCTACCAGTTCGAAAACGATGTGGTCGGTGGCAACGTGCCGAAAGAATACATCCCCGGCGTGCAGAAGGGCCTCAACAGCGCGATCGACACCGGCATCCTCGCCGGCTTCCCGGTTACCGACCTTAAGTGCACTCTCTATGACGGCGCCTACCACGACGTGGACTCGAGCGCGCTCGCGTTCGAAATCGCCGCGCGCGCCGCGTTCCGCGAAGGGATGCAGAAGGCTGGGCCGAAACTCTTGGAGCCGGTCATGCGGGTCGAAGTGGTCACCCCCGACGAATACATGGGCGACATCATCGGCGACCTCAACAGCCGGCGCGGCCATGTCACCGGCATGGATCAGCGCGGCAACGCGCGTATCGTCAATGCCCAGGTTCCGCTCGCCAACATGTTCGGTTACGTCAACACCCTTCGCTCCATGAGCCAGGGCCGAGCCCAATTCACCATGCACTTCGACCACTACGCCGAAGTGCCGCGCAACGTGTCCGACGAAATTCAGGCCAAACTCGCGGGTTGA
- a CDS encoding 50S ribosomal protein L29, with product MKPAEIRTMSDDQLKESLVGLRKEAFNLRFQRASGQLENTARVRAIRRDIARIKTQLTQRKLGQAAPVKAAPAKKPKAKAKSA from the coding sequence ATGAAGCCCGCCGAAATCCGGACCATGAGCGACGATCAGTTGAAGGAATCTCTGGTCGGCTTGCGCAAGGAGGCGTTCAACCTGCGTTTCCAACGCGCGAGCGGCCAGCTCGAGAACACGGCACGCGTGCGCGCCATCCGTCGCGACATCGCGCGCATCAAGACCCAGTTGACTCAACGGAAACTCGGCCAAGCGGCGCCGGTCAAAGCCGCTCCGGCGAAGAAACCGAAGGCCAAGGCCAAATCGGCGTAG
- the rpsN gene encoding 30S ribosomal protein S14 — translation MAKKSAIERNEKRRRLAKKHAARRAKLKALASDKSLSPEERFAARLKLAQLPRNSSPSRFRLRCELTGRPRGNYRKFKLCRMAIRELGSSGQIPGMIKSSW, via the coding sequence ATGGCTAAGAAAAGTGCCATCGAGAGGAACGAAAAGCGCCGCCGGCTGGCGAAAAAACATGCCGCTCGCCGCGCCAAGCTGAAAGCCCTGGCCAGCGACAAGTCGCTGTCGCCGGAGGAACGGTTCGCCGCGCGGCTCAAGCTGGCGCAGCTGCCGCGCAATTCTTCGCCGAGTCGGTTTCGCCTGCGTTGCGAGCTGACCGGGCGCCCGCGCGGCAACTACCGGAAATTTAAGTTGTGCCGCATGGCGATTCGCGAGCTCGGCTCGTCGGGACAGATCCCCGGCATGATCAAGTCGAGCTGGTAA
- the rplD gene encoding 50S ribosomal protein L4 — MKWDVTTLDAKKVGDIDLDDAVFGVEVRADIIARMVNWQLNKRRAGTHAVKHRGEVQGTTRKPFAQKGTGRARQGTRRAPQMRGGAVVFGPVVRSHATKLPKKVRALALRCALSAKRADGKLVILEDAKMANPKTKDLAKRVAKLGWNSALVIDAPAIDENFKRAAANIAGIDVLPSQGTNVYDILRRDTLVLTRAAVDKLVERLR, encoded by the coding sequence ATGAAGTGGGACGTCACCACGCTCGATGCCAAGAAGGTCGGCGACATAGACCTCGACGACGCCGTGTTCGGCGTCGAGGTACGCGCCGACATCATCGCGCGCATGGTCAATTGGCAGCTCAATAAGCGCCGCGCCGGCACCCACGCGGTCAAGCACCGCGGCGAGGTTCAGGGTACGACCCGCAAGCCGTTCGCGCAGAAAGGCACCGGCCGCGCCCGCCAAGGCACGCGCCGCGCGCCGCAGATGCGCGGCGGTGCCGTGGTGTTCGGGCCGGTGGTGCGCAGCCACGCGACCAAGCTGCCGAAGAAGGTGCGCGCCCTGGCGCTGCGCTGCGCGCTGTCGGCCAAGCGCGCCGACGGCAAGCTGGTGATCCTCGAGGACGCCAAGATGGCCAATCCCAAAACTAAGGACTTGGCCAAACGTGTCGCCAAACTCGGCTGGAACAGCGCCCTGGTGATCGACGCCCCGGCGATCGACGAAAATTTCAAGCGCGCGGCGGCCAACATCGCCGGGATCGACGTGCTGCCCAGCCAGGGCACCAACGTCTACGACATTCTACGCCGCGACACCCTGGTACTGACCCGTGCCGCGGTCGACAAGCTGGTGGAGCGCCTGCGATGA